In Salmonella enterica subsp. enterica serovar Typhimurium str. LT2, a single window of DNA contains:
- the mobA gene encoding putative molybdopterin-guanine dinucleotide biosynthesis protein (similar to E. coli molybdopterin ---> molybdopterin-guanine dinucleotide, protein Ar (AAC76855.1); Blastp hit to AAC76855.1 (194 aa), 77% identity in aa 1 - 193), translating to MNLDEVITGVVLAGGKARRMGGADKGLLELGGKPLWRHVADALAPQLATVVISANRHLDIYQASGLKVIPDSIADFPGPLAGMLSVFQQVAGDWFLFCPCDNPCIPHNLVDRLAAQRHGAPVVWVHDGERDHPTIALINRAVEPQLTAYLQAGERRVMIFMRQVGGHAVDFSDCKEAFVNVNTPEELAQWQKRP from the coding sequence GTGAATCTGGATGAAGTAATAACCGGCGTGGTGCTGGCAGGCGGTAAAGCCAGGCGGATGGGAGGTGCGGATAAAGGTCTGCTTGAACTGGGCGGGAAACCGCTCTGGCGACACGTTGCCGACGCGCTCGCGCCACAACTTGCTACGGTCGTCATTAGTGCTAATCGCCATCTGGATATCTACCAGGCCAGCGGCCTGAAAGTCATTCCGGATTCAATTGCTGACTTTCCCGGTCCGCTGGCGGGTATGCTTTCCGTTTTTCAGCAGGTAGCAGGCGACTGGTTTCTGTTTTGTCCCTGTGACAATCCCTGTATCCCCCACAACCTGGTCGATCGTTTAGCAGCGCAGCGTCATGGTGCACCCGTGGTTTGGGTTCATGATGGAGAGCGCGATCATCCAACGATCGCGTTGATTAATCGTGCCGTTGAGCCCCAGTTGACAGCTTATTTGCAAGCAGGCGAGCGGCGGGTAATGATTTTTATGCGCCAGGTAGGCGGACACGCCGTTGATTTCAGCGATTGTAAGGAGGCATTTGTGAACGTCAACACGCCGGAGGAACTCGCGCAATGGCAAAAGAGACCATGA
- the mobB gene encoding molybdopterin-guanine dinucleotide biosynthesis protein B (GTP-binding; similar to E. coli molybdopterin-guanine dinucleotide biosynthesis protein B (AAC76854.1); Blastp hit to AAC76854.1 (170 aa), 77% identity in aa 1 - 167) produces the protein MIPLLAIAAWSGTGKTTLLKKLIPALCAHGIRPGLIKHTHHDMDVDKPGKDSYELRKAGAAQTLVASQQRWALMTETPGQEELDLAWLVSRMDASKLDMVLVEGFKHEAVAKILLFRQGCGHSEEELILDEHVIAVASDIPLAVAVPVLDLNDVSQISAFILRWLEKARSL, from the coding sequence ATGATACCGCTACTCGCCATTGCCGCGTGGAGCGGCACGGGAAAAACAACACTGCTGAAAAAACTGATCCCAGCACTTTGTGCGCACGGTATTCGGCCAGGGCTGATTAAGCATACCCATCATGATATGGATGTTGATAAACCGGGTAAAGATAGCTACGAATTACGTAAAGCCGGGGCGGCACAGACGCTGGTTGCCAGTCAGCAGCGCTGGGCGTTAATGACTGAAACGCCGGGGCAAGAAGAGTTGGATCTGGCATGGCTGGTGAGCCGGATGGATGCATCAAAGCTAGATATGGTGCTGGTAGAAGGGTTTAAACACGAGGCAGTTGCGAAGATCTTACTTTTTCGTCAGGGATGTGGGCACAGCGAGGAAGAATTAATTCTTGATGAGCATGTTATTGCGGTTGCCAGTGATATTCCACTTGCCGTAGCGGTACCCGTTTTGGATCTTAATGATGTATCGCAGATTTCTGCCTTCATTTTGCGGTGGTTAGAGAAAGCACGTTCCTTGTAG
- the yihD gene encoding putative cytoplasmic protein (similar to E. coli orf, hypothetical protein (AAC76856.1); Blastp hit to AAC76856.1 (89 aa), 94% identity in aa 1 - 89) yields MKCKRLNEVIELLQPAWQKEPDLNLTQFLQKLAKESGFDGKLEDLTDDILIYHLKMRDSAKDAAIPGIQKDYEEDFKTALLRARGVIKE; encoded by the coding sequence ATGAAATGTAAACGCCTGAATGAAGTCATTGAACTCCTCCAGCCAGCCTGGCAGAAAGAGCCTGATCTTAATCTGACGCAATTTTTGCAGAAACTGGCGAAAGAGTCAGGTTTTGACGGCAAACTGGAAGATTTAACTGATGATATCCTGATCTACCATCTGAAAATGCGCGATTCCGCCAAAGACGCCGCCATTCCAGGGATTCAAAAAGACTATGAAGAGGACTTTAAAACGGCGCTTTTACGCGCCCGCGGCGTTATTAAAGAGTAA